The Schistocerca americana isolate TAMUIC-IGC-003095 chromosome 5, iqSchAmer2.1, whole genome shotgun sequence genome includes a window with the following:
- the LOC124615389 gene encoding mitochondrial uncoupling protein 2-like, translating into MKPALKPIDPDMPLTYKLLTAGTAACIADFATFPLDTAKVRLQIQGEGRPLVAMENGSALLVRTANLRYHGLVGTIGTIAREEGARSLYNGLSAGLQRQMCFASVRLGLYDSVKNLYQQLLDGNSRAGGMHIGTRVAAGITTGGLAVLLAQPTDVVKVRFQAQQRGNTDVRYKSTLQAYQKIATEEGMRGLWRGTFPNVSRNAIVNVSEIVCYDLVKDTFIMYNIMSDSLPCHFVSAVIAGFCTTVAASPVDVVKTRYMNSAPGEYKGAVDCAVRMLSQEGPAAFYKGFMPSFCRLVSWNIVLWITYEQMKKMVLSAHHLDKDD; encoded by the exons ATGAAGCCTGCACTAAAGCCCATAGACCCTGATATGCCATTGACATACAAACTGCTGACAGCAGGAACTGCAGCATGCATAGCAGATTTTGCCACATTTCCTCTGGATACAGCTAAAGTTCGACTCCAG attcAGGGTGAAGGCCGTCCCCTTGTAGCCATGGAAAATGGCAGTGCACTTCTTGTCCGCACTGCAAATCTACGATATCACGGGCTAGTGGGAACAATAGGGACTATAGCTCGTGAGGAAGGTGCAAG GAGTTTGTACAACGGGCTGTCTGCGGGTCTGCAGCGCCAGATGTGCTTTGCTTCTGTCCGTCTGGGACTCTACGATTCCGTCAAGAACCTGTACCAGCAACTGCTAGATG GTAACTCTCGGGCTGGTGGGATGCACATTGGAACACGTGTTGCAGCTGGTATTACAACAGGTGGTCTTGCTGTACTTTTAGCACAGCCAACAGATGTTGTAAAAGTTCGGTTCCAAGCTCAGCAAAGAGGGAACACTGATGTACGATATAAGTCTACATTACAGGCTTATCAAAAGATAGCTACAGAGGAAGGAATGCGTGGTTTGTGGAGAG GAACATTCCCAAATGTGAGTCGCAATGCAATAGTGAATGTCTCTGAGATTGTCTGCTATGATCTAGTCAAGGACACCTTTATTATGTATAACATAATGTCAGACTCACTGCCATGTCATTTTGTGTCAGCAGTGATTGCAG GTTTTTGTACAACAGTGGCTGCATCCCCAGTAGATGTAGTGAAAACACGCTACATGAATTCTGCTCCAGGAGAGTATAAAGGAGCTGTTGACTGTGCTGTGCGTATGCTGTCCCAAGAAGGGCCTGCAGCATTTTACAAAGG atttatgCCATCCTTTTGTCGTCTGGTAAGCTGGAATATAGTATTGTGGATTACGTATGAGCAAATGAAGAAGATGGTGCTCAGCGCTCATCATCTTGATAAGGATGACTAA